Below is a window of Streptomyces sp. WMMB303 DNA.
GGGGCAGGTCGCGGGCGATCTGCAGCCACGCCTCGGAGGCCACGTCCTCGGCGTCGGCTTCCGGCACCAGCGTGCGCACGTAGCCGAGCAGGCGCGGGTGCACCGAGCGGTAGACGGTGCGGAAGGCGGACTCGTCCCCCTCCTGCGCCGCACGCACCGCAGCGGTCAGCTCCGCGTCGTCCCCCTGCACGCCCGTCTCTCGCCCCACTCCGCGAAGGTGTCTGTGCTGTGCGCCGTTGCCGGGAGTCAGCATCCCGGCCGCCGGATTTTCGCGTCCCGGCTGCCGGGTTCGGTCCACCCGGCGCGGCGCGAGCAGCACGCTAAGGCCAAGTGTGCACGCTCGTCCATGCCGAAGGGAGAGGCGGGGCGGCAGCGCGCTGTGCGTGAGGATGCGGTAGCCCACCGTCAGCATCCGGACTCCGCGGTGAGCGCGGAACGGCGGCCCGCGAACGGTTGCGGCGTGGCGCGTAACACATTGCGAGGCGGTGGCGCTGAGGAGAGTACGGGCAAGCCGCTGGCGTAGTGAGCCCGTGTCCGACGGCGGCCGGGGTCTCTCCTGTGGGGGGTGGCGGCCCCGGTCGCCCTCGGCTTTCTCCGCCGGTCCGGAGCCCGTTCCCCTCCTCCGGCACTCGCGGTGCTCCCCTCCGCCGCCCCTGGTGCCGCCGGCCGGAGCCGCCCGTGCCACGATGCGGACGCATGAACGGCACCACGCCCTCCCCGTCATCCGGACTCTCCGCGCTGGCGGCGCACTTCGCGCTGCCCGGCACCGGACCGGGCACGACACCGCCCTCGCCCCCCGCGCCCGTTCCGGTGGACTGGCCGGCCGTGGAGTCCTGGCTGGGCCTGCGACTGCCCCGGGACTACAAGGAGTTGGTCACCGCCTACGGGCCGCTCGACCTCGGCGCCTACGTCTGGGTGCACGCGCCGTGTGTCCAAGAGGGCAGGTTCGACTACGCGGACTGGCTGCACGACACCCACCGGCAGACCCGGATCAGCGCCCGGGGCACCGGTACCGAGGGGCCGCCGCTCTTCCATCCCGCGCCCGGTGGGCTGCTGGCGTGGGGCCAGACGCGGGGCGGCGGGGTGCTCCTGTGGGACACCTCCGCCCCCGAGAACCCGGACGCGTGGCCCGTCGTCCTCTTCGACTGGAACGTCTATCCCAGCCCGGACCCGGACGCCACCTCGGAGAGCCGCCCCTGGTACCGCCTCGGCGGCACCGCCACCGCAACCTTGACCGCCCTGCTGACCACCGGCATCCCCATGGACGGCGGCGGCCAGTTCGGACCGCTGCCCGGAACCGCACAGCGCACCGCCTACCTTCCCGAGGCCGCCCGCTGGACCCCGCCGCCGCCCACGGTGGAGCACGACCCCGCGCGGCGGGCCGCGTTGCGCGAGGGCAGCGGGCTCGCGGCGCTGACCGCGCTCGTCCCGCCGCCGGAGCAGCCCTACCTGGGCGATGCGGCGGGCGAGGGCTGGGAGCCCCTCTTCGCCGAGCTGGGCACCAGGCTGCCGCACGAGTACGTCATCCTGCTCGAGACCTACGGTGCGGGCTGCTGGTCGGAGTGGCTGCGCTTCCACACCCCGCTGCGCCGTGCGGGGGCGGCCGCCGATCCGGAGGCGGGCGGCGGATTCGGCTGGCACGTGCAGCAGGTCGGCGACGCCTATCGAACACTGAAGGGCAACTGGCCAGAGCAGTATCCGCTGGCGGTCTGGCCGGAGCCGGGCGGCTTCCTGCCGTTCGCCAACTCCATCGACGGCGACGTGCTGGGCTGGCTGACCGAGGGCGCGGATCCGGACCGCTGGCCACTGCTCGTCTGGCCGCGGCACGCCCGTCAGGGGCCCGCGCTGGAGGGTTCCCTGACCGACGTCCTGCTCTCGTGGCTGCGCGGCGCCTTCGCCGCGCCGGGCTTCGCCGAACTCGACGAGGACGACGACCCGCTGGACTTCGCCAAGTTCGAGCCGTGGCCGGCGCACACCTACTGGTGAGACGGCGTCCGCCGGCCCGGCGGCGGGCCGGTCCCGGTCAGTCCACCTTGTCGACCAGCTTCACGAAGTCGTCCCAGGAGCGTTCGGGCTGCTGCGGGTCCCACAGCTTCTGGGCCGTCGCGGCGAGCGGCAGCCGGATCCCGCGGGCGACCTGTCCGGTGGTCTGCGCGTCGGCGAGGTCGCCCCAGACGGCGAACCGGCCGCCGAGGATGCGGTCCCGCCCGGCCCACTTGTCCGGCACCGGCTCGGCGCCGCGCACCACGGCGGGGGTCCACTCCTCGTAGATGCGCCGGCCGGTCGGGTAGGTGAAGTTGTTGGGCTGGCCGAGGACGTAGTACAGGTACTCGTCGTTGAGGTTGACGACCTTCCAGCCCTCCTTCAGGTACTCGGACGGCTCCCGCTCGCCCGCTTCCCGTCCGGTCCAGTAGGCGACCTCGCGGGGCTTGTTCGGCTTGACGACGCCGCCGCGGTGCATGCCGTCGTTCCACACCTGCGGAATCTTGCCCTGCTTGTCCAGGGTCGCGGCGCGGTCGTTGAGCCAGGCGGTCGCCAGGTCCTGGACGGTGGCCTGGTCCCCGAACTCCTCCCGTGCCTTCTTCGCGAGCCCGGGGTAGGTCTGCTCCGGGTTCTCCGCCATCAGTGCCTGGTACTCGTCACCGCCCGCGTGCGCCCACTTGCCGGGGAACAGATCGGCGAACTCGACCAGCAGTTCGTCGACGAGTTTGGCGGCGGCGGGCTTGCTGATGTCGATCGCGCCCCGCGGGGTGGCGCCCGAGGCGCTGCGCAGTTGCAGGTCGGGGTGGGCCTTCAGGACGGCGCCGAGGTGGCCGGGCGAGTCGATCTCGGGGATGACGGTGATGTGCCGGGAGGCGGCGAGGTCGACGATGCCGCGGACCTGCGCCTTGGTCAGGTGGGGGTCGGAGACGATCTCGGGGTGGGTGTCGCTCTCGATGCGGAACGCCTGGTCGTCGGAGAGGTGGAGCTGGAGCTGGTTGAGTTTGAGGTCGCCCATCTCGCGGATCCGGGCCTCGATCCAGTCGGCGCTGAAGTTCTTGCGTGCGATGTCCAGGGAGAAGCCGCGCTGCGGGCGGTCGGGGGCGTCGGCGACGGTGCCCTCGGCGAAGCGGCCTTGGGCCCGCCAGGTCTGGAGGAGGGTGCGGGTGCCGTAGAAGACTCCGGCGTCGCCGCCTCCGGTGATGGTGATCTTGCCGTCCTCGCTGACCAGCCGGTAGCTCTCGGGGCCGCCGTTCACCTTGCCGCCGGGGGACTTCCCGCCGTCCTCGCCGCGCTTGAGCTCGATGTCGCCGGTGTGGGACGGCCCCTTGGCGACCGGCACCTTCAGCTCGTCGGCGAGCAGCTTCGCCTCGTCGCGGAGCGAGTCGGCACCGGGGACGACCCTGGTGCGGTCCGTGCGCTGCCAGCCCGGACCCCGTACGGCCTTCCACTGGCGCACCGAGGGCACGGCCGAGGGTGCGGGGCCGAGCCGGTCGGGGCCCTTGGGCGGCTGCGCCGATCCGCTTCCGGAGGCGGAGGGGGAGTCGTTGCCCCCGCCGCCGTCACCGCCGCAGGCGGTCAGGCCGAGCAGGCTGACGGCGAGGGTGAGTGCCAGCGGCGCGCCGGTGCGGCGGAGCGCCCCGGTGGCAGTCCGTCGCGACTTCTTCGACCAGTTTCGTCCCATACGGATACGGTATTTCCCCTTCCCAACCCTTCCCCGTCAGCTATGCGTGCCCGCGCGTTCCCTTACGGGTGAAAAACGCGACTCGGACGGCCGATCTTGCCTGGTCGCCACTACCGTGGCGCATCCGGGTCCACATCCGGATCCTTCGGACTTACGGAGCGCATGACCCTTCCCATCTCTCCCCGCCCGGGGACGCGGACACCTCTGGACCGGTTCAACAGCGCACCCCTCGCGACGGTCGAGCCGCTGCTGCTGCGCTGCTGCGGTAGCCGGCGCTGGGCGCGCCGGCTCGTGGCGCACCGGCCCTACCCGGACGTGGCGGCACTGCTGGCGGCGGCCGACGAGGCGAGCTACGACCTCACCCCGGCCGATCTGCGGGAGGCGCTGGTCTGCGAGTCGGCCGCGCACCCCCTGGAGAGTGAGCCGCAACCGGGCGTACTCGCCGCGCACACGGCCCTGCGGGCGGCGCACGGCGCGTACGAGCGGAAATTCGGACACGCGTTCCTGTACTGCCTGGACGGGTTCGCCGCCGAGGAGCGACTGGACCAGGTGCTGGCGGGGATCAGGTTGCGGTTGGAGAACGATGCCGACGAGGAGTGGGCGGTCACCGCGGAGGAGCTGCGGCGGCTGGCGCGCGGGCGGCTCGGCCGGCTGGCGGCACCCCGACCGGCGGACTGAGCCCCGCCGCGGGGCCTGCGGTGTGTCGCCGCTCACACCGCGGATAGGCCGTCCGTGCCTGATTGATCACACCTGCACACCCCTGGGCGAACGTGCCGACAACCCGTCGCTACGATGACCGAGGCCGGTGGACCGTACCCGGCCGGGCCCGCCCGACCTACCGAAGCCGGCAGGCCCCAATATCCGCTCCCGGAGGGTTTATCCGTGCCGGCTGGAACGCTGTACCGCGGCCGGGAAGGAATGTGGTCCTGGGTGGCTCACCGAGTCACCGGCGTCCTCATCTTCTTCTTCCTGTTCGTGCACGTCCTCGACACCGCGCTCGTCCGCGTCTCGCCCGAGGCGTACGACGACACTGTCGCGATCTACAAGACTCCGCTCGTCAACCTGATGGAATACGGCCTGGTGGCCGCCATCCTCTTCCACGCGCTGAACGGCCTGCGGGTCATCGCCGTGGACTTCTGGTCGAAGGGCGCGAGGTACCAGAAGCAGATGCTGTGGACCGTGCTGGGCGTGTGGTTCGTCCTCATGGCCGGTGCCTTCTACCCGGTCCTGCAGCACACGCTGCGCGAGCTGTTCGGGAGCTGATCCGTGATGTCGACGACCGAGACGACCGAGGCCGCCAGGAACGACGGCGCGGACGAGCCCACCGACAGCGTCACGCTGTACGACGTGGACCACCCCGCCCCCGTCATCGAACCGCCGCGCAAGCGGACCGCGAAGACGCCCAAGGCGTCCCGCGGCAATTTCGAGATGCAGACATGGCTGTTCATGCGGCTGTCGGGCATCGTGCTGGTGGTGCTCGTCCTGGGCCACCTGCTGATCCAACTGGTGCTGGACGGCGGCGTCAGCAAGATCGGCTTCGCGTTCGTCGCGGGCCGCTGGGCCTCGCCGTTCTGGCAGGTGTGGGACCTGACGATGCTGTGGCTGGCGATGCTGCACGGCGCCAACGGGCTGCGCACGGTGATCAACGACTACGCCGAGCGCGACAACACCCGCTTCTGGCTGAAGATGCTGCTCTACACGGCCACCGTCTTCACCGTCCTGCTGGGCACGCTGGTGATCTTCACCTTCGACCCGAACATCCGCTGACGTACCGGGGCTGAAGGCTGAGGTTTTCCCGATGAACAACGTCAAGATCCACAAGTACGACACCGTCATCGTCGGCGCGGGCGGCGCCGGTATGCGCGCGGCCATCGAGTCCACCAAGCGCAGCCGCACCGCGGTGCTGACCAAGCTCTACCCCACCCGCTCCCACACCGGCGCGGCGCAGGGCGGCATGGCCGCCGCCCTCGCCAACGTCGAGGAGGACAACTGGGAGTGGCACACCTTCGACACGATCAAGGGCGGCGACTACCTGGTCGACCAGGACGCCGCCGAGATCCTGGCGAAGGAGGCCATCGACTCCGTCCTCGACCTGGAGAAGATGGGCCTGCCCTTCAACCGCACCCCGGACGGCACCATCGACCAGCGGCGGTTCGGCGGGCACTCGCGCAACCACGGCGAAGCCCCGGTGCGCCGCTCCTGCTACGCCGCGGACCGCACCGGCCACATGATCCTCCAGACGCTGTACCAGAACTGCGTCAAGGAGGGTGTGGAGTTCTTCAACGAGTTCTACGTCCTGGACCTGCTCCTCAACGACGTGGACGGCATCCGCAGGACCGCCGGAGTCGTCGCCTACGACCTGGCCACCGGTGACGTGCACGTCTTCCGCGCCAAGTCCGTGGTCTTCGCCTCCGGCGGCAACGGCAAGTTCTTCAAGGTCACCTCCAACGCGCACACCCTGACCGGCGACGGCCAGGCCGCCGCGTTCCGGCGCGGGCTGCCGCTGGAGGACATGGAGTTCTTCCAGTTCCACCCGACCGGCATCTGGAAGATGGGCATCCTGCTCACCGAGGGCGCCCGCGGCGAGGGCGGCATCCTGCGGAACAAGGACGGTGAGCGCTTCATGGAGAAGTACGCGCCCGTCATGAAGGACCTCGCCTCGCGTGACGTCGTCTCCCGCGCGATCTACACCGAGATCCGCGAGGGCCGCGGCTGCGGTGCCGACAAGGACCACGTCTACCTGGACCTCACGCACCTGCCGCCGGAGCAGCTCGACGCCAAGCTGCCCGACATCACCGAGTTCGCGCGCACCTACCTGGGCATCGAGCCCTACACCGACCCGGTGCCGATCCAGCCGACCGCGCACTACGCGATGGGCGGCATCCCGACCAACGTGCGGGGTGAGGTGCTGGCGGACAACAGCACCCCCATCCCCGGCCTGTACGCGGCCGGCGAGGTCGCCTGCGTCTCGGTGCACGGTGCCAACCGGCTGGGCACCAACTCGCTGCTGGACATCAACGTCTTCGGCCGCCGGGCCGGCATCGCCGCCGCCGAGTACGCGGCCACGGCCGACCACGTCGAGCTGCCCGAGGACCCGGCCACGTTCGTCCTCGACGAGATCGAGAACCTGCGCGACGCCACCGGCAACGAGCGCGTGGTCGACATCCGCAAGGCGTTGCAGGCCACCATGGACAAGAACGTCATGGTCTTCCGCACCGAGCAGACGCTGAAGGAAGCCGTCGAGGAGATCGGCGCCCTGCGCAAGCGCTTCCGCGACATCAGCGTCCAGGACAAGGGCAAGCGCTTCAACACCGACCTGCTGGAGGCCCTGGAGTTGGGCAACCTGCTCGACCTGGCCGAGGTCACGGCGGTCTCCGCGCTCGCCCGCAAGGAGTCGCGCGGCGGTCACTACCGCGAGGACTTCCCCAACCGCGACGACGTCAACTTCATGCGGCACACCATGGCGTACCGCGAGGTGGGCGACGACGGCACCGAGTCGATCCGGCTGGACTACAAGCCGGTCGTGCAGACCCGCTACCAGCCGATGGAGCGTAAGTACTGATGAGCACCGCAACGCTGGACAAGAACGACTCCGCCGGGCCCGTCGACTCGGCCGAGAACAGCGCCTCGCACCTGATCACCCTCACGCTGCGGATCCGCCGGTTCAACCCGGAGGTCTCCGAGGACGCCCAGTGGCAGGACTTCACGCTGAAGATCGACCCGAAGGAACGCGTCCTCGACGCGCTCCACCAGATCAAGTGGGAACAGGACGGCACCCTCACCTTCCGCCGCTCCTGCGCCCACGGCATCTGCGGCTCGGACGCCATGCGGATCAACGGGCGCAACCGGCTCGCGTGCAAGACGCTGCTGAAGGACATCAACCCCGAGAAGCCGATCACGGTCGAGCCGATCAAGGGGCTCACGGTCCTCAAGGACCTGGTCGTCGACATGGAGCCGTTCTTCCAGGCCTACCGCGACGTGATGCCCTTCCTCATCACCAACGGCAACGAGCCCACCCGTGAGCGCTACCAGTCCGCCGCGGACCGGGAGCGGTTCGACGACACCACCAAGTGCATCCTGTGCGCCGCGTGCACCTCGTCGTGCCCGGTCTTCTGGAACGACGGCCAGTACTTCGGGCCCGCGGCCATCGTCAACGCGCACCGGTTCATCTTCGACTCGCGCGACGAGGGCGGCGAGCAGCGGCTGGAGATCCTCAACGACCGGGACGGGGTGTGGCGCTGCCGCACCACGTTCAACTGCACGGACGCGTGTCCGCGGGGTATCGAGGTCACGAAGGCCATCCAGGAGGTCAAGCGGGCCCTGATCACCCGCCGCTTCTGACCCCTGCACGGAAGACTCCTCTTCCGGCCCTCGCCCCGCCTCCGGGGCGAGGGTCTTTTCGCGCGCCCCCCGCAAGGGGGCGCCGGGGAAGAGTGCGTATGGTGCGGACGATGGGACGCATACGGATCGCACCGACGGCAACGGCAGTGGCCATGGCCCTCGCCGCGACGGCCTGTGGGGCGAGCGACCCCGCGAAGGACCAGGCGACGCCGAAGCCGACCGGGCAGCACGGAGTGCGCTTCGCGGCGGACCACCCGGTCGCACGCGCGGACGCGCCGGTGCACGTACGGCTCGAAGGGCTCACCCCGGGCACGAAGGTCAGGATCACCGCCGGGGCGAAGGACCGGCACGACCAGCGGTGGGCCGCGGAGGTGCGGCGGACGGCGGACGAGGACGGCGCCGTCGATCTGGGCAGCGGCGGCACCGCGGACCTGCTGGAGCGGATGCTGCCGACCGGCGGCCGGGCGAAGAAGCTGATCGGCAGCGGTAAGGCGTTCTCGTACCACCCGGGCCCGCCCGGGCAGCAGCGCTCCTACTCGGTGCGGCTCACCGCCACCGCGCTGTCCGGGAAGGACGAGGGCGAGCGGGTGGCACGCCGCGACCTGGTCCGGCAGTGGCTGACGAAGGGCACCACGCACCGTGAGCTGACCGTCGCCGGGGACAAGGTGGCGGGCGATCTCTACCTGCCGCCCGAAGGGCGGAGCGGCGGCGGGGACCCGAAGGCGCCCGTGCTGGTGTTCGGCGGCTCGGAGGGGGGCAACTCCGGTACGTACACGGCCGCGCTGCTCGCCTCGCACGGGCACCCGGCGATGTCGGTGTGCTACTTCCGCTGCGGGAAGGACTCCGGGCGCCCGAACGGCATCGACAGCATCGATCTGGACTACTTCACGCGGGCCGGGCGGCTGCTCCGCAAGCAGCGGGGCGCCGATCCGGAGAAGCTGGCCGTGATGGGCAACTCGCGCGGCAGCGAGGCCGCGCAGCTGCTCGGGCAGCGGCGCCCTGACGTGTTCCGCGACGTGATCGCGTACGCGCCGTCGTCCAAGGTCAACGGTCCGTATCTGAGCGGTACGACCGCATGGACGGACCACGGGGAGCCGGTCCCGACCGGGCCGATCCCGCTGGACCGGGTGCGCGGCACGGTGCTGGCCGTCGCGGGCGGCAACGACAAGATGTGGGGCTCGGCCGCCTCGGCCGCCGCCATGGCCCGGCAAGGCGCGAAGAAGCTGGTGTATCCGGACGCCGGCCACCATGTGAACTGGTTCCCGCTGGGTCAGCCGGGCCAGGAGGGCGGCCGGGACGGCGCCGTCGCCGCCACCGCGGAGGCGGACCAGGCCGCACGCAGCAGTTCCTGGCCACGGGCTCTCGACCTGCTGGAGCGGTGAGCGGCGGCCCGCTCGGCGCGGCCTGACTACGCCTTCTTGGCGGCCAGGGTGACGACGGTGATGTCCGAGTCGGCGCCGACGCGGACCGGCGGGCCCCAGGCGCCCGCGCCGCGGGTGACGTAGAGCTGGGTGTCGCCGTAGCGTTCGAGTCCGGCGACGGTCGGGTTGGCGAGCGCCGCCAGGTGGTTGCCGGGCCACAGCTGGCCGCCGTGGGTGTGGCCGGAGAGCTGGAGGTCGACGCCGTGGTCCACGGCCTCGTGGATCTGCACCGGCTGGTGCGCCATCAGCACGCAGGCCCGCTCGGCGTCCCGGTCGCGGAGCGCCCGGTCGAAGTCGGGCCCTTCGCCCTGCTCCTCGCCGGCGAGGTCGTTGACCCCGGCGAGGTCGAAACCGGGCAGTTCGCGGCGGGCGTTCTCCAGCGGGTGGACGTTCAGCTCCCGCAGGTGGTCGATCCATGCGCGGGCGTCGCCGAAGTACTCGTGATTGCCCGTCACGAAGAACGTCCCGTGCCGGGAGCGCAGCTCGCGCAGCGGCTCGGCGGCGGGGCCGAGGTGGGCGACGCTGCCGTCGACCAGGTCGCCGACGATCGTCACCAGGTCGGGCTGGGTGCCGTTGATGGCGTCGACGATCCGCCGGGTGTGGCCGCGGCCCAGGATCGGCCCGAGGTGGATGTCGCTGACGACGGCGACGCGATAGCCGTGGGTGCGGCGGCCCAGCTTGGCCAGCGGGACGGTGACGTGCTTGAGGGTCGGCCCGTTCAGCACGCTGTAGGCCCCGGCCGCGGTGGTGCCGAGCCCGGCGGCGCCCGCTGTGACGGCGAGCGTGCGGGCGAGGAAGACGCGGCGGGAGGACACAGGCGCGGCGAGGGGCACGGTGTGCGGCTCGTCGGGGTGCGGCCCGGCCTCGGGCCCGGCCTCGGTGGAGCCGGTCGCGGTGGATTCCGCGACGGCGTGACCGGATTCCGCGGCGGCGTCCGTCGGGACGGCCGCCCCGGCGGACGGGGACGGGCCGCCCGCAGGGGTGACCGCAGGGCCGCCCGCAGGGGTGACCGCAGGGCCGCCCGCAGGGGTGACCGGCTCCGCGACCGGCGCCGGCTCCACCACGGCCGGGGCCGACTCCGTGGCGGGGGCCTGGACCGACCGTGCCCTCCCCCAGGGGGTGCGCCGCAGGACGAACCGCACCAGTTCTCCGGCGAGCAGCGCCAGGGTCAGATAGAGCAGGCAGGCCAGCCAGAGGAAGCCCGGCCAGGCGAATATCTGCTCCGTCAGGAAGGGGGCACCGGCCCGGCCGGAGACCAGCGCGCCGAGGGTGGTGACCGGCAGCAGCACCGCCGGCACCGTGCCCAGGCGGCGCCACCCGCTCCGGGGCGCGGACACGTCCCGTACCAAGCGCCGCCACAGGTACAGGTGCGTGCCGGCCAGCAGGCCCAGCACGATGAGCCCGATCAGTACGAACACAACCACCATGGAAGTCGTCCCTCCCCCTCGTCTCCCCCGCTCACCGGATTCCGCGCCCGCCTCAGGTGCGCCGGGCCGCCCGCAGTCCGCGCAGTCCGAGCACGCCGATGGCCGTTCCCAGCAGGAACGAAGTGATCGCCAGCAGCAGATGGACCCAGAAGTAGCCCGTGGGCGCACCGGCGTCGTCGAAGGCCAGCCCGCTGCTGTCCTTCCATAGGTTTTTGACGAAGGTGACCCACACGAACCACGACCAGACGCCGAAGGCGAGCAGGAACCAGGAGACGCGCCGGGAGAGCACCAGCCCGGTGCGCCGCCGGGCCGGGGACTCAGTTTCCGGCCCCGGGCCGGGGTCCGCGGTGGGCGGGGTGGTGGAGGCGTCGCGCATGATGTCCAGTATGGCCGGTGTGCCGTCGGTGGCTGCCGGGCGCCCCCCTGGTGAGCTTTCGGGACGGCCCTGGGGGTCCGGGTGCGCTGCCCGCTACCCCCCATTGGCCTACGGCACTGGGCGAGTTGGGCTACTTGGACCCGTGGTTGGCGGGCCTCGGCGTCCCCGGCGCGCCGATGGGCCTGTACGTTCGCAGGGTGCCCATTTCTTCGCATTATTCAGCTCCCGCCGCGCGCTCGTGCCCGCGCGGCACCGCGCGCACGCGGCGTACGGCGGCGCGCGGTGGCCTCGCGTCCGCCGCCTTGGCCCTCTGCCTGCTGGCTGCCGCGGGTGCCCAGCCCTCCTACGCGGACGAGAACGAGCCGGGCGGCAAGCCGGCCGAGCCGAAGCCTCCGGCGCAGATGTCGACCATCGGCGGCGAGCAGCTGGGCCGGCCGGGTACCCAGGTGAATCTGAAGGAGGGGGCGCCCGAGCTGCCCGAGAAGCTTTCGGGGCGTTCGTGGATCGTCTCGGACGCGGAGTCGGGCAAGGTGCTGGCCGCGCACAACGCGCACTGGCGGCTGCCCCCGGCCAGCACCCTGAAGATGCTCTTCGCCGACACGGTGCTGCCCAAGCTGCCCAAGGACCGCAGCCACAAGGTGGTCCCGTCCGACCTGGAGGGGATGGGCGAGGGCAGCAGCCTCGTCGGAGTGAAGGAGGGCGAGTCGTACACGGTGCACGACCTGTGGCTCGGCGTCTTCCTGCGCTCGGGCAACGACGCGGTGCACGTGCTGTCGGCGATGAACGGCGGCGTGCCGAAGACGGTGCGGGAGATGAACGAGAAGGCCCGCGCGCTGCACGCCGAGGACACCGAGGTGCTCAGCCCGGACGGCTACGACCACGAGGGCCAGGTCTCCTCCGCCTACGACCTGACGCTGTTCGCGCGCTCCGGCCTGCAGAACGAGGAGTTCCGCGAGTACGCGGCCACCGCCACCGCGAAGTTCCCCGGCGAGACGAAGAAGGACAAGAAGACCGGGAAGACCAAGCGCGGGAGCTTCCAGATCCAGAACACCAACCGTCTGCTGACCGGTGATGTCGGTGTCGACCCCTACCCGGGGATCGCGGGCGTCAAGAACGGCTTCACGACGAACGCGGGCAACACCTTCACCGGCGTCGCGCAGCGCGGCGACCGGGTACTGCTGGTGACGGTGATGCACCCGGACGCGAAGGAGCCGCACAGCGTCTACAAGGAGGCCGCCAAGCTGCTGGACTGGGGCTTCGCCGCCGACGGCAAGGTGGAGCCGGTCGGTCTCCTGGCGGCACCGGACAGCGCGACGAACGGCGGCCCCCAGGCGGGCAAGGACGGTGAGGCGGGCGGCTCGGACGCACGTGCCGCCGCGCACTCCGCCGACAAGCCCTCGGGCGGTGCCGGTACCGCGCTGGGGATCACGGCCGGTGTTCTGGTCGTCCTGGCTCTGGTGGCGTACGGGGTGCACCGCCGCTGGCCGCTTCCGGAACTGGCCCGCCGCCGTCGCGGGTGACGTCGGCGCCACCGGTGGTGTGCCGACCGCCGGT
It encodes the following:
- a CDS encoding glycoside hydrolase family 20 protein — protein: MGRNWSKKSRRTATGALRRTGAPLALTLAVSLLGLTACGGDGGGGNDSPSASGSGSAQPPKGPDRLGPAPSAVPSVRQWKAVRGPGWQRTDRTRVVPGADSLRDEAKLLADELKVPVAKGPSHTGDIELKRGEDGGKSPGGKVNGGPESYRLVSEDGKITITGGGDAGVFYGTRTLLQTWRAQGRFAEGTVADAPDRPQRGFSLDIARKNFSADWIEARIREMGDLKLNQLQLHLSDDQAFRIESDTHPEIVSDPHLTKAQVRGIVDLAASRHITVIPEIDSPGHLGAVLKAHPDLQLRSASGATPRGAIDISKPAAAKLVDELLVEFADLFPGKWAHAGGDEYQALMAENPEQTYPGLAKKAREEFGDQATVQDLATAWLNDRAATLDKQGKIPQVWNDGMHRGGVVKPNKPREVAYWTGREAGEREPSEYLKEGWKVVNLNDEYLYYVLGQPNNFTYPTGRRIYEEWTPAVVRGAEPVPDKWAGRDRILGGRFAVWGDLADAQTTGQVARGIRLPLAATAQKLWDPQQPERSWDDFVKLVDKVD
- a CDS encoding 2-oxo-4-hydroxy-4-carboxy-5-ureidoimidazoline decarboxylase — encoded protein: MTLPISPRPGTRTPLDRFNSAPLATVEPLLLRCCGSRRWARRLVAHRPYPDVAALLAAADEASYDLTPADLREALVCESAAHPLESEPQPGVLAAHTALRAAHGAYERKFGHAFLYCLDGFAAEERLDQVLAGIRLRLENDADEEWAVTAEELRRLARGRLGRLAAPRPAD
- the sdhC gene encoding succinate dehydrogenase, cytochrome b556 subunit, whose product is MPAGTLYRGREGMWSWVAHRVTGVLIFFFLFVHVLDTALVRVSPEAYDDTVAIYKTPLVNLMEYGLVAAILFHALNGLRVIAVDFWSKGARYQKQMLWTVLGVWFVLMAGAFYPVLQHTLRELFGS
- a CDS encoding succinate dehydrogenase hydrophobic membrane anchor subunit, with the protein product MSTTETTEAARNDGADEPTDSVTLYDVDHPAPVIEPPRKRTAKTPKASRGNFEMQTWLFMRLSGIVLVVLVLGHLLIQLVLDGGVSKIGFAFVAGRWASPFWQVWDLTMLWLAMLHGANGLRTVINDYAERDNTRFWLKMLLYTATVFTVLLGTLVIFTFDPNIR
- the sdhA gene encoding succinate dehydrogenase flavoprotein subunit, which encodes MNNVKIHKYDTVIVGAGGAGMRAAIESTKRSRTAVLTKLYPTRSHTGAAQGGMAAALANVEEDNWEWHTFDTIKGGDYLVDQDAAEILAKEAIDSVLDLEKMGLPFNRTPDGTIDQRRFGGHSRNHGEAPVRRSCYAADRTGHMILQTLYQNCVKEGVEFFNEFYVLDLLLNDVDGIRRTAGVVAYDLATGDVHVFRAKSVVFASGGNGKFFKVTSNAHTLTGDGQAAAFRRGLPLEDMEFFQFHPTGIWKMGILLTEGARGEGGILRNKDGERFMEKYAPVMKDLASRDVVSRAIYTEIREGRGCGADKDHVYLDLTHLPPEQLDAKLPDITEFARTYLGIEPYTDPVPIQPTAHYAMGGIPTNVRGEVLADNSTPIPGLYAAGEVACVSVHGANRLGTNSLLDINVFGRRAGIAAAEYAATADHVELPEDPATFVLDEIENLRDATGNERVVDIRKALQATMDKNVMVFRTEQTLKEAVEEIGALRKRFRDISVQDKGKRFNTDLLEALELGNLLDLAEVTAVSALARKESRGGHYREDFPNRDDVNFMRHTMAYREVGDDGTESIRLDYKPVVQTRYQPMERKY
- a CDS encoding succinate dehydrogenase iron-sulfur subunit, giving the protein MSTATLDKNDSAGPVDSAENSASHLITLTLRIRRFNPEVSEDAQWQDFTLKIDPKERVLDALHQIKWEQDGTLTFRRSCAHGICGSDAMRINGRNRLACKTLLKDINPEKPITVEPIKGLTVLKDLVVDMEPFFQAYRDVMPFLITNGNEPTRERYQSAADRERFDDTTKCILCAACTSSCPVFWNDGQYFGPAAIVNAHRFIFDSRDEGGEQRLEILNDRDGVWRCRTTFNCTDACPRGIEVTKAIQEVKRALITRRF
- a CDS encoding acyl-CoA thioesterase/BAAT N-terminal domain-containing protein, whose protein sequence is MGRIRIAPTATAVAMALAATACGASDPAKDQATPKPTGQHGVRFAADHPVARADAPVHVRLEGLTPGTKVRITAGAKDRHDQRWAAEVRRTADEDGAVDLGSGGTADLLERMLPTGGRAKKLIGSGKAFSYHPGPPGQQRSYSVRLTATALSGKDEGERVARRDLVRQWLTKGTTHRELTVAGDKVAGDLYLPPEGRSGGGDPKAPVLVFGGSEGGNSGTYTAALLASHGHPAMSVCYFRCGKDSGRPNGIDSIDLDYFTRAGRLLRKQRGADPEKLAVMGNSRGSEAAQLLGQRRPDVFRDVIAYAPSSKVNGPYLSGTTAWTDHGEPVPTGPIPLDRVRGTVLAVAGGNDKMWGSAASAAAMARQGAKKLVYPDAGHHVNWFPLGQPGQEGGRDGAVAATAEADQAARSSSWPRALDLLER